The Betta splendens chromosome 4, fBetSpl5.4, whole genome shotgun sequence genome contains a region encoding:
- the shha gene encoding sonic hedgehog protein has product MLLCTRTVLFGLVCLCLVSSAVGCGPGRGYGRRRHPKKLTPLAYKQFIPNVAEKTLGASGRYEGKITRNSERFKELTPNYNTDIIFKDEENTGADRLMTQRCKDKLNSLAISVMNQWPGVKLRVTEGWDEDGHHFEESLHYEGRAVDITTSDRDKSKYGTLSRLAVEAGFDWVYYESKAHIHCSVKAENSVAAKSGGCFPGSSTVTLQDGTEKAVKDLQTGDKVLAADGFGNMIYTDFIMFIDQDSATRRIFYVIETESGQKITLTAAHLLFVGRDNVTEREQSMSAIFASQVQPGQTVFVFHAERSGLKPVTVKRIYTQEREGSYAPVTVQGTVVVDRVLASCYAVIEDHDLAHWALAPVRVAHWLSSLLFRSQPQASAQSDGVHWYSKILYQLGTWLLDSHSIHPLGMSVYPS; this is encoded by the exons ATGCTGCTCTGTACCAGAACCGTGTTGTTCGGCCTCGTCTGCCTCTGCTTGGTGTCCTCCGCCGTGGGATGCGGACCGGGCAGGGGCTACGGCCGGAGACGGCACCCGAAGAAGCTGACACCTCTTGCGTACAAGCAGTTCATCCCCAACGTGGCGGAGAAGACCCTCGGGGCAAGTGGCCGATACGAAGGCAAGATCACAAGAAACTCCGAGCGATTTAAAGAGCTGACTCCCAATTATAACACAGACATCATATTCAAGGATGAGGAGAACACCGGCGCCGACAGGCTAATGACTCAG AGATGTAAAGACAAGCTGAACTCGCTGGCGATCTCGGTGATGAACCAGTGGCCCGGCGTGAAGCTGCGGGTCACCGAGGGCTGGGACGAGGACGGCCACCACTTTGAGGAGTCTCTCCACTACGAGGGCAGGGCCGTGGACATCACCACCTCGGACCGGGACAAGAGCAAATACGGCACCCTGTCCAGGCTGGCGGTGGAAGCCGGGTTCGACTGGGTCTATTACGAATCCAAAGCCCACATCCACTGCTCCGTGAAAGCAG AAAACTCGGTGGCAGCAAAGTCAGGCGGCTGCTTCCCAGGCTCCTCCACCGTCACCCTTCAGGATGGTACCGAGAAGGCGGTCAAAGACCTTCAAACCGGTGACAAGGTGCTGGCAGCAGATGGGTTTGGAAACATGATTTACACCGACTTCATCATGTTCATAGACCAAGACTCGGCGACCAGGAGGATCTTCTACGTGATCGAAACCGAGTCGGGTCAGAAAATCACGCTCACGGCCGCGCACCTCCTCTTCGTCGGCCGCGACAACGTCACCGAGCGGGAACAGAGCATGTCGGCCATCTTCGCCAGCCAGGTCCAACCGGGACAAACGGTGTTCGTCTTCCACGCCGAGCGAAGTGGACTCAAACCCGTGACCGTAAAACGGATTTACACGCAGGAGCGCGAGGGCTCCTACGCGCCGGTGACCGTGCAGGGGACGGTTGTGGTGGATCGGGTCCTCGCGTCCTGTTACGCAGTGATCGAAGACCACGACCTGGCGCACTGGGCCCTGGCACCTGTCAGGGTCGCCCACTGGCTTTCCTCGTTGCTTTTCCGCTCCCAACCTCAGGCCAGTGCGCAGAGCGACGGGGTGCACTGGTACTCAAAGATCCTTTATCAATTAGGAACATGGCTCTTGGACAGTCACTCGATCCACCCGCTTGGGATGTCAGTGTACCCGAGTTGA